The stretch of DNA CTCCTCGTCGGCCACGGCCACCACCGGCACGTGATGAGCACGCACCTGCGCCACGAGCAGGTCGACGTTCCCGCCGCCCGCGGAGAGACCCACCACCTCGAACCGCTCGGGGAACCGGTCGATGACGTCCAGCGCCTGGGTGCCGATCGAGCCGGTGGAGCCCAGCAGCACCACCGAACGGCGCGCGCTCCCCGTCACAGCGGCGTGCCCACCCGACACCGTGCTCACTCGACGCCGAGCAGCACCTCGACGGCGCGACCGAAGAACGCGTCGACCGAGGCCTCGTCGTACCCGTTCTTGCCGCTGCGCGAGCGGAAGGTGGCGTTGCGCACCTCTGCGGCGGTCAGCGGCGCGCCCGTGTCGAAGTAGGCGACCAACCGGTGGCAGAGCTCGTCGACATCGGCCGGCTCGTACCCTGGCTGACGCCCCTCCGGCGGCGCGAACCGGTCACCGTCGGGACGGCCCAGCCGGCCGTACAGCGTGCGCGCCTGCTCGCCGAGGTGCGCCAGCCACGCCTCCTGGCCCCGCTGGGCGACGAAGTCGGCACGGGACCGCGCCACGAACGCCGCCTCCAGGCGGTCGAGGGCGGCGTCGACCGCCGCGGTCACGTACCCGCCACGGATCATCGAGAACGAGACCCGGCGGACGTCCTTGCCGGACAGGCCCCCCGCGGGCCCCTGCTCGTACATCGACCGCGCGTGCGAGAAGAACTCGTCGACCTCGTCCGGGTCGTACCCGCGCCGCACGCTGGAGACCGTGCGGAACATCCCGTCGCTCACCGCTCCTCCTCGCTCGCCGGTGCACCGGCCGCCTCGTCCTCGACCGCCGCGAGCTGACCGCACGCGCCGTCGATCTCGCTGCCGCGGGTGTCCCGCACCGTCGTCGGGATGCCGTGCGCGCGCAGCCGCGCGACGAACTCCGCCTCCACCGCGGGGTCGCTCGCCGTCCAGCGGGAGCCCGGCACCGGGTTGAGCGGGATCGGGTTGCAGTGCACCCACCCCTGACCCCGCGCCGCGAGCTTCTCCCCGAGCAGGTCGGCGCGCCAGGCGTGGTCGTTCACGTCGCGGATCAGC from Cellulomonas sp. NTE-D12 encodes:
- a CDS encoding DivIVA domain-containing protein; the protein is MSDGMFRTVSSVRRGYDPDEVDEFFSHARSMYEQGPAGGLSGKDVRRVSFSMIRGGYVTAAVDAALDRLEAAFVARSRADFVAQRGQEAWLAHLGEQARTLYGRLGRPDGDRFAPPEGRQPGYEPADVDELCHRLVAYFDTGAPLTAAEVRNATFRSRSGKNGYDEASVDAFFGRAVEVLLGVE